A genomic window from Terriglobia bacterium includes:
- the bioA gene encoding adenosylmethionine--8-amino-7-oxononanoate transaminase yields the protein MRPALRIWHPFTQAALDPPPLRVVRGEGAHLILEDGSRVVDAISSWWVNLHGHAHPRIAAAIAAQAQKLEQVILAGFTHDAAEELAQRLRKWLPAELTHMFFSDDGSTAVEVALKLAVQYWSNLGQAERNEIVALEHGYHGDTVGAMSVSDDSPFTAPFREMRFPAHRAHSAYCHRCPVGLKRESCGIDCAASLEKLLAERGERIAAVIVEPLLQGAGGMIVHPVEFLQKVRELCTRHGVLLIADEVLTGFGRTGKMFACEHAGVMPDLMCLSKGLTAGFLPMALTLTTDRVEAAFRSEDRLRTFFHGHSFTGNALACAAACASLQIFDDEPVFERIAGIARIHAERLAQLKGHAAVGEVRQIGTVAAVELRAEDAGYLSSLRPRLYRFFRERGVLLRPLGNVIYVLPPYVIEPGELHRVHDVVAEAIQTLL from the coding sequence ATGCGCCCCGCTCTTCGCATCTGGCATCCCTTCACGCAGGCGGCGCTGGACCCGCCGCCGCTGCGCGTGGTGCGCGGCGAAGGCGCGCACCTGATCCTGGAGGACGGCAGCCGCGTGGTGGACGCCATCTCCTCCTGGTGGGTGAACCTCCACGGCCACGCCCATCCGCGCATCGCCGCGGCCATCGCCGCGCAGGCGCAGAAGCTGGAGCAGGTGATCCTCGCGGGATTCACGCACGATGCCGCGGAGGAGCTGGCGCAGCGGCTGCGCAAGTGGCTGCCGGCCGAGCTGACGCACATGTTTTTCTCGGACGACGGCTCGACGGCGGTGGAGGTGGCGCTGAAGCTCGCCGTGCAGTACTGGAGCAACCTGGGACAGGCGGAGCGCAACGAGATCGTGGCGCTGGAGCACGGCTATCACGGGGACACCGTGGGGGCCATGTCCGTGAGCGACGATTCGCCGTTTACCGCGCCCTTCCGGGAGATGCGTTTCCCCGCGCACCGCGCGCACTCCGCGTATTGCCACCGCTGCCCGGTGGGACTGAAGAGAGAGTCGTGCGGCATCGACTGCGCCGCGAGTCTCGAGAAGCTGCTGGCGGAGCGCGGCGAACGGATCGCGGCGGTGATCGTGGAGCCGCTGCTGCAGGGCGCGGGCGGAATGATCGTGCACCCCGTGGAATTCCTGCAGAAGGTGCGCGAACTCTGCACGCGGCACGGCGTGCTGCTGATCGCGGATGAGGTGCTCACCGGCTTCGGGCGCACCGGGAAGATGTTCGCCTGCGAGCATGCCGGCGTCATGCCCGACCTCATGTGCCTGTCCAAAGGGCTGACCGCGGGGTTTCTGCCCATGGCCCTGACGCTCACGACCGACCGTGTGGAAGCGGCGTTCCGCAGCGAAGACCGGCTGCGCACGTTTTTTCACGGGCACTCCTTCACCGGGAACGCGCTGGCTTGCGCGGCGGCCTGCGCCAGCCTGCAGATCTTCGACGACGAGCCGGTCTTCGAGCGCATCGCGGGGATCGCCCGGATTCATGCCGAGCGGCTGGCGCAGCTGAAGGGGCATGCGGCGGTGGGGGAGGTGCGGCAGATCGGGACCGTGGCGGCCGTCGAGCTGCGCGCCGAAGACGCCGGCTATCTTTCCAGCCTGCGCCCGCGGCTGTACCGCTTTTTCCGCGAACGCGGGGTGCTCCTGCGCCCGCTGGGCAACGTGATTTACGTGCTGCCGCCATACGTGATCGAGCCGGGCGAGCTGCATCGCGTCCACGACGTGGTCGCCGAGGCGATCCAGACGCTGCTCTGA
- a CDS encoding metal-dependent hydrolase, with protein sequence MDPLTHGLASFAATRAFFPRASRLTIVAAVAAGTAADLDELSAFFGPSAYFAAHHTWTHSLLGTVLLALFAAALLSALFPGVDRFAVTASKDHHLPRFLPAFAAALLAAALHLAMDLAQAGGVALFWPFRTHRYALDWLGGVDPWILAILAAGVLFPMLLRLVTEEIGAKEKGPRGRAGAVLALLAVLAYTGARASLHAGAVAALESRTYRGQIARRAAAFPEAASPFAWRGIVETESALHLVAVPAGPGASFNPEAGQTIFKPEPSAALDAARDTDAARRFLAVARFPKATVEKTPEGYRVALRDLACAAAGESARALAAVIDLSPDAQIRRQAIVWERDLTQ encoded by the coding sequence ATGGATCCGCTCACACATGGCCTCGCATCGTTCGCCGCCACGCGGGCGTTCTTTCCCCGCGCCTCGCGCCTCACGATCGTCGCCGCCGTCGCTGCGGGCACCGCCGCCGATCTCGACGAACTCAGCGCCTTCTTCGGTCCCTCGGCCTATTTCGCCGCGCACCATACCTGGACGCACTCCCTCCTGGGAACCGTCCTTCTCGCGCTTTTCGCCGCCGCGCTGCTTTCCGCCCTCTTTCCAGGAGTTGACCGCTTCGCGGTCACAGCCAGCAAAGATCACCACCTCCCGCGGTTTCTTCCCGCCTTCGCCGCGGCCCTTCTGGCCGCAGCGCTGCACCTGGCGATGGATCTGGCGCAAGCCGGGGGCGTGGCGCTGTTCTGGCCGTTCCGCACCCACCGCTATGCGCTGGACTGGCTGGGCGGAGTTGACCCGTGGATTCTGGCCATCCTTGCGGCCGGCGTGCTCTTTCCCATGTTGCTGCGCCTGGTCACCGAGGAGATCGGTGCCAAAGAAAAAGGTCCGCGCGGACGCGCGGGCGCTGTGCTGGCGCTGCTTGCGGTGCTGGCCTACACCGGTGCGCGCGCTTCTCTTCACGCCGGCGCGGTTGCGGCGCTCGAATCGCGCACCTATCGCGGCCAGATCGCGCGCCGCGCCGCGGCGTTTCCGGAAGCCGCCTCGCCGTTCGCCTGGCGTGGCATCGTGGAAACGGAAAGCGCCCTGCACCTGGTTGCGGTTCCCGCCGGGCCCGGAGCATCGTTCAATCCCGAAGCGGGGCAGACCATCTTCAAGCCGGAGCCTTCCGCCGCGCTGGACGCCGCCCGCGACACGGACGCCGCGCGCCGCTTTCTGGCCGTGGCGCGCTTTCCCAAAGCCACGGTGGAAAAAACGCCCGAAGGCTACCGCGTCGCGCTGCGCGACCTGGCCTGCGCCGCGGCGGGCGAGAGCGCGCGGGCGCTAGCGGCCGTCATCGACCTCAGCCCGGACGCACAGATCCGCCGCCAGGCCATCGTCTGGGAACGCGACCTCACGCAGTGA
- a CDS encoding 8-amino-7-oxononanoate synthase yields MPTKTHARLRQELERELRALEARRQRRTLAAPAGVNLCSNDYLGLAENAELHAAVVRAVEDTLRVGGTGSRLLSGHSAVWEELEEEFARFAGTEAALYFGSGYAANLGLLGALLGKDDLAFSDALNHASLIDGLRLSGARKVVYPHLDLGALESALREHAAAPGRKVIVTESVFGMDGDCAPIAQLLELGERHGAGLIVDEAHATAVHGPAGRGLAAAAGAEQHAWAVLHMCGKALASAGAFVCGSELLKQMLVNRARPLIFSTAMPPYLTGQIRAALRLARAMDAERAALLERSRSFAADLRSAGWNTAGSASQIVPVLIGGNGEAIAAAEHLQAAGFAVRPIRPPTVPEGTSRLRLSLTSAITAETLQRLGAALKDWREQRPQGAAVIHA; encoded by the coding sequence ATGCCCACTAAGACCCACGCCCGATTGCGGCAAGAGCTAGAGCGCGAGTTGCGCGCGCTCGAAGCGCGGCGGCAGCGGCGCACGCTGGCCGCGCCGGCCGGCGTCAATCTATGCTCCAACGATTATCTCGGGCTAGCGGAGAATGCGGAGCTGCATGCCGCGGTGGTGCGGGCGGTCGAGGATACGCTGCGCGTCGGCGGCACCGGCTCGCGCCTGCTCTCCGGGCACAGCGCGGTTTGGGAGGAGCTCGAGGAGGAGTTTGCGCGCTTTGCGGGAACGGAGGCGGCGCTGTATTTCGGCAGCGGGTATGCGGCGAATCTCGGGCTGCTCGGGGCGCTGCTCGGCAAGGACGACCTGGCCTTTTCCGACGCATTGAACCATGCCAGCTTGATCGACGGCCTGCGGCTTTCCGGGGCGCGCAAGGTGGTCTACCCGCATCTCGATCTGGGGGCGCTGGAGTCCGCGCTGCGCGAGCACGCCGCCGCACCCGGGCGCAAGGTCATCGTCACGGAAAGCGTTTTCGGCATGGACGGCGACTGCGCGCCGATCGCGCAACTTCTGGAATTGGGGGAGCGGCACGGCGCCGGGCTGATCGTGGACGAGGCCCACGCCACGGCGGTGCACGGCCCGGCGGGGCGCGGGCTGGCAGCGGCGGCCGGCGCGGAGCAGCACGCGTGGGCGGTCCTGCACATGTGCGGGAAGGCGCTGGCCAGCGCCGGGGCGTTCGTCTGCGGAAGCGAACTGCTGAAGCAGATGCTGGTGAATCGCGCGCGCCCGCTGATCTTCAGCACGGCCATGCCCCCGTATCTCACGGGGCAGATCCGCGCGGCGCTGCGCCTGGCGCGGGCCATGGACGCGGAGCGGGCCGCGCTGCTGGAGCGTTCGCGGAGCTTTGCGGCGGATCTGCGCAGCGCGGGCTGGAATACGGCGGGCAGCGCTTCGCAGATTGTTCCGGTGCTGATCGGCGGGAACGGCGAGGCCATCGCCGCAGCGGAACACCTGCAGGCCGCGGGCTTTGCCGTGCGCCCGATTCGCCCGCCCACGGTACCGGAAGGCACGTCGCGGCTGCGGCTTTCGCTTACTTCCGCGATTACCGCGGAAACGCTGCAGCGGCTCGGCGCGGCGCTGAAGGACTGGCGCGAGCAGCGTCCGCAGGGCGCCGCCGTGATCCACGCATGA
- the bioD gene encoding dethiobiotin synthase: MNKHFFVTGTDTGVGKTVLSAVLCAGLDAWYWKPVQTGTAEGSDRATVMRLAGIGAERTLEETYSFVPPVSPHLAAHWAGVRIELERFRVPAEVGGQWLIVEGAGGLLVPLNDRQFMLDLIVRLHMPVILAARSGLGTINHTLLSLAALHSAEVPVHGVVLIGEPNKDNRATIERYGHTRVLGEIPMLAQLHRSALLQVFLTQFDRDAFPR; this comes from the coding sequence ATGAACAAGCACTTCTTCGTCACCGGCACGGACACGGGAGTCGGCAAGACCGTTCTCTCGGCGGTGCTGTGCGCGGGGCTGGATGCCTGGTATTGGAAGCCGGTGCAGACCGGCACGGCGGAAGGTTCCGACCGGGCGACGGTGATGCGCCTGGCAGGCATCGGCGCGGAGCGCACCCTGGAGGAGACGTATTCCTTTGTTCCGCCGGTGTCGCCGCACCTGGCGGCGCACTGGGCCGGCGTGAGGATTGAGCTGGAGCGCTTCCGGGTCCCGGCGGAGGTCGGCGGGCAGTGGCTGATCGTGGAGGGAGCGGGCGGACTGCTCGTGCCGCTCAACGACCGGCAGTTCATGCTGGACCTGATCGTCCGGCTGCACATGCCGGTGATTCTCGCCGCGCGCAGCGGACTGGGCACGATCAACCACACGCTGCTTTCGCTGGCTGCGCTGCACTCGGCGGAAGTTCCGGTGCACGGCGTGGTGCTGATCGGCGAACCCAACAAGGACAATCGCGCGACCATCGAACGCTACGGCCACACCCGGGTGCTCGGGGAAATTCCCATGCTCGCGCAATTGCACCGCAGCGCGCTGCTGCAGGTCTTTCTGACCCAATTTGACCGCGACGCCTTCCCGCGATGA
- the bioB gene encoding biotin synthase BioB, whose protein sequence is MRAGAPGLLRHDWKREEVAAIYRLPLPELVFRAQSAHREHHAPECVQTCQLISIKTGGCPEDCAYCPQSAHYDAEVSGHGLLDPQEVIAAAKEAAGRGVTRFCMGAAWREAPQGKEFEAVLEMVRGVAAAGLEVCCTLGMLREEQAQRLKDAGLTAYNHNLDTSPEFYGNIITTRVYEDRLRTLAAVRKAGITVCCGGILGMGESEQDRIGLLQQLATLQPHPESVPVNMLVRVEGTPLADVPALDPLEMVRAIATARILMPASRVRLAAGRKQLSPEAVALCFLAGANSIFVGERLLTTPNPGPDEDYQMLEALGMKPLEPHAH, encoded by the coding sequence ATGCGGGCAGGCGCGCCAGGGCTTTTGCGCCACGATTGGAAGCGGGAAGAAGTAGCCGCGATCTACCGGCTGCCGCTGCCGGAGCTGGTTTTCCGGGCGCAGAGCGCGCACCGCGAACATCACGCGCCGGAGTGCGTGCAAACCTGCCAGCTCATATCCATCAAGACCGGAGGCTGCCCGGAAGACTGCGCGTATTGTCCGCAGAGCGCGCACTACGACGCGGAAGTGAGCGGGCACGGGCTGTTGGACCCGCAAGAGGTGATTGCGGCGGCGAAAGAGGCGGCGGGGCGCGGGGTGACGCGCTTCTGCATGGGCGCGGCGTGGCGGGAAGCGCCGCAGGGGAAAGAGTTCGAGGCGGTGCTGGAGATGGTGCGCGGCGTGGCGGCGGCGGGATTGGAAGTGTGCTGCACGCTGGGCATGCTGCGGGAAGAACAGGCGCAGCGGCTCAAGGACGCGGGGCTGACGGCCTACAACCACAACCTGGACACCTCGCCGGAGTTCTACGGCAACATCATCACCACGCGGGTGTATGAGGACCGGCTGCGCACGCTGGCGGCGGTGCGCAAGGCGGGCATCACGGTGTGCTGCGGGGGCATTCTGGGCATGGGCGAGAGCGAGCAGGACCGCATCGGCCTGCTGCAGCAACTGGCCACGCTGCAGCCGCATCCGGAAAGCGTGCCGGTGAACATGCTGGTGCGAGTGGAGGGCACGCCGCTGGCCGATGTGCCGGCGCTGGACCCGCTGGAGATGGTGCGCGCGATTGCCACGGCGCGCATCCTGATGCCGGCCTCGCGGGTGCGCCTGGCCGCGGGGCGCAAGCAGCTTTCGCCGGAGGCCGTGGCGCTCTGCTTCCTGGCGGGAGCCAACTCCATCTTCGTGGGAGAACGGCTGCTGACCACGCCGAATCCCGGCCCGGACGAGGATTACCAGATGCTGGAAGCGCTGGGAATGAAGCCGCTCGAACCGCATGCCCACTAA
- a CDS encoding VTT domain-containing protein, producing the protein MPSKLVLVRNKIAAFAGGLGATGLFTISFLDSSVLSFPILNDLLLIDLSIKHPARMPLYALSATVGSVAGCVLLYFLARKGGEALFHQKAGGRAGVIRHWVEQNGFFGVLIAALLPPPTPFKVFVFAAGVFEVPLLRFILAVLSARLFRYFGIGYLSIRYGADALPYLAHHKLHVTVLVIGLVTVSYMLSQIVLKKRHPETPPAAKSDQV; encoded by the coding sequence TTGCCATCGAAGCTGGTTCTGGTGCGGAACAAAATTGCGGCGTTTGCCGGCGGCCTGGGCGCCACCGGACTCTTTACCATCTCCTTTCTCGATTCCTCGGTGCTCAGTTTTCCGATCCTCAACGATCTTCTGCTCATCGATTTGTCCATCAAGCATCCGGCGCGCATGCCGCTCTATGCGCTCTCGGCAACGGTGGGGTCGGTCGCGGGCTGCGTCCTGCTCTACTTTCTGGCGCGCAAGGGCGGGGAAGCGCTTTTCCACCAGAAGGCCGGGGGGCGCGCGGGCGTCATCCGCCACTGGGTCGAGCAGAACGGATTTTTCGGGGTGTTGATTGCCGCGCTGCTGCCGCCGCCGACGCCGTTCAAAGTGTTTGTCTTTGCCGCGGGCGTTTTCGAAGTGCCGTTGCTGCGATTTATCCTGGCGGTTCTCTCGGCGCGGCTGTTCCGCTATTTCGGCATCGGCTACCTGTCCATCCGCTACGGCGCGGACGCTTTGCCCTACCTCGCGCACCACAAGCTGCATGTGACGGTGCTGGTGATCGGACTGGTGACCGTGAGCTACATGCTTTCACAGATTGTGCTGAAGAAGCGGCATCCCGAAACACCCCCCGCGGCAAAATCCGACCAGGTTTAA
- a CDS encoding alpha/beta hydrolase, with the protein MSIAQERCKVTAVRRHAWWRDTALGAAMLFMLAGGRVVASPADTPDPQSEIAGLKSKFVDVKGVRARYYEAGSGEPLVMIHGGFTAGSSTANVFSRNIPGLAKLFHVYAVDRQGSGMSGNPLNDSDYNYQGDVNFIYNFIQTLNLGQIHLVGHSAGGAIAWYLAIQHPEIVKTLSILAVGPENPPQGPSKLVNMLKKCPDQSQYEGLRCRVYELAWLPTTFDDEYWRADRYMANLPKSKEAQAKLAAGAGEPLRSKEFPAFRQQMLDRVEKDGVLQMPVLLVAGKNDVLDWGENDATAKLSGELALFDVIAAKNTKVQMIVFTNSGHFMYREHPEQFNAQLVTWIDYWAHNPTAPPQGDFQLPQ; encoded by the coding sequence ATGTCGATCGCACAGGAACGTTGTAAAGTGACGGCAGTGCGCCGGCACGCCTGGTGGAGAGACACGGCGCTCGGCGCGGCAATGTTGTTCATGCTCGCCGGCGGCCGGGTGGTTGCATCGCCGGCGGACACCCCCGATCCGCAGTCCGAGATCGCCGGGCTCAAATCCAAGTTTGTGGACGTCAAGGGCGTCCGGGCTCGCTACTACGAAGCCGGCTCGGGCGAACCCCTGGTGATGATCCACGGCGGATTCACCGCCGGCTCCTCGACTGCCAACGTCTTTTCACGGAACATTCCCGGCCTCGCCAAACTCTTCCACGTCTACGCCGTGGACCGGCAAGGCAGCGGCATGTCCGGCAATCCCCTGAACGACAGCGACTACAACTATCAGGGCGACGTCAACTTCATTTACAACTTCATCCAGACGCTGAACCTCGGGCAGATCCACCTGGTGGGCCACTCCGCCGGCGGCGCGATCGCGTGGTACCTGGCGATCCAGCATCCGGAAATCGTGAAGACCCTCTCCATCCTCGCCGTCGGCCCGGAGAATCCGCCACAGGGCCCGAGCAAGCTGGTCAACATGCTGAAGAAGTGTCCCGATCAGTCGCAGTATGAAGGCTTGCGCTGCCGGGTGTATGAGCTCGCCTGGTTGCCGACCACCTTCGACGACGAGTACTGGAGAGCGGACCGCTACATGGCGAATCTCCCGAAGTCGAAGGAAGCCCAGGCCAAGCTGGCCGCCGGCGCCGGCGAACCCTTGCGCTCGAAGGAGTTCCCCGCCTTCCGGCAGCAGATGCTGGATCGTGTGGAGAAAGACGGCGTGTTACAGATGCCTGTGCTGCTGGTGGCCGGGAAAAACGATGTGCTCGATTGGGGCGAAAACGACGCGACGGCGAAACTTTCCGGAGAGTTGGCCCTGTTCGACGTGATCGCCGCGAAAAACACGAAGGTGCAGATGATCGTCTTCACCAACAGCGGCCACTTCATGTACCGCGAGCACCCCGAGCAGTTCAACGCGCAGCTCGTCACCTGGATCGACTACTGGGCGCACAACCCGACCGCGCCACCCCAGGGCGATTTCCAGCTGCCCCAATAG
- a CDS encoding diacylglycerol kinase family lipid kinase has product MPAEPQNALLIHNPRAGNGGRRRTLDEARRILAAGGIATELAETGGPGHATELAAHAGARGHGLVIVCGGDGTLNEAVNGLAAQEDGRRVPLGLLPGGTANVLAKELGIPWNLPRAAQKLLRCRPQEIALGLATPLAQAEKKRYFISVAGAGPDGMIVYSLDPALKARVGILAYWFEGLRQAVRYRFPKLRISSREQQLEATIIIVGRTKHYGGPFQITTGADLREDCFELVALTSQSGVRYFSYLPVLWFGDLRRSKGVHFWKSDTVLCEPAGKEPVYAQVDGEALARLPVEFRIVPRALTLLMPPREEQGTA; this is encoded by the coding sequence ATGCCCGCCGAACCCCAGAACGCCCTGCTCATCCACAACCCGCGCGCCGGAAACGGCGGGCGCCGGCGCACCCTCGACGAGGCGCGGCGCATTCTCGCCGCGGGCGGCATCGCCACGGAGTTAGCGGAAACCGGCGGCCCGGGGCATGCCACCGAACTGGCCGCACACGCCGGAGCCAGAGGGCACGGCCTGGTGATCGTCTGCGGCGGCGACGGCACGCTGAACGAAGCCGTCAATGGCCTCGCGGCCCAGGAGGACGGCCGGCGCGTGCCCCTTGGCCTCCTGCCCGGCGGCACGGCCAACGTGCTGGCCAAAGAGCTGGGCATCCCGTGGAACCTACCGCGCGCGGCGCAGAAGCTGCTGCGCTGCCGTCCGCAGGAGATCGCCCTGGGGCTGGCTACGCCCCTTGCGCAGGCTGAGAAGAAGCGCTACTTCATCAGCGTGGCCGGAGCCGGGCCGGACGGCATGATCGTCTATTCGCTGGACCCGGCGCTCAAGGCGCGCGTCGGCATTCTCGCCTACTGGTTCGAAGGCCTTCGCCAGGCCGTGCGCTACCGCTTTCCGAAGCTGCGCATCAGCTCCAGGGAGCAGCAACTGGAGGCCACCATCATCATCGTGGGACGCACCAAGCATTACGGCGGGCCGTTCCAGATCACCACCGGCGCGGACCTGCGCGAAGACTGCTTCGAGCTCGTCGCGCTCACCAGCCAGAGCGGCGTGCGCTACTTCAGCTATTTGCCGGTCCTCTGGTTCGGCGATCTGCGCCGCAGCAAAGGCGTCCATTTTTGGAAGTCGGACACGGTCCTGTGCGAGCCCGCCGGCAAGGAGCCGGTCTACGCACAGGTGGACGGCGAAGCGCTGGCGCGCTTGCCGGTCGAGTTCCGCATCGTGCCGCGCGCGCTGACTTTACTGATGCCGCCGCGCGAAGAGCAAGGTACTGCTTAG
- the ligA gene encoding NAD-dependent DNA ligase LigA, with product MAKAASAKQEIEKLREEIRRHEYLYYVLDEPEISDAQFDRLMERLKALEAKHPELVTLDSPSQRVGGAPREGFQTVRHARPMLSLDNAYTYDELRDFDRRARELSGRAKIEYIAEHKFDGLSISLQYEEGVLARGVTRGDGTTGEDVTPNVRTIRSIPLRVDSAALKKDGLAADFEVRGEVMMPRKSFEALNREQERLGGKIFANPRNAAAGAVRVLDPAITASRRLEFFAYYLLVDGRVPFAKHSECLQVLRQLHFHASDDWKLCPAIDDVFAYCDAWDSKREKLPYEIDGVVIKVNATAMQQELGYTAKAPRWAIAYKYPATQETTVVNDILVQVGRTGALTPVAVLEPVQVGGVTVSRSTLHNMDEIERLGLHIGDTVLIERAGEVIPHVIKVTKEGKHRKAFRMPKECPECGSHIHKSEDEVAYRCVNAACPAKRKESLLHFAGRHAMNIDGLGEKIVDQLVDQKLVEDFADLYALEMEEVAELERMGEKSAQNLLEEIAASKKNSLARLIFALGIRFVGERTGQLLAEQFSSLEELAAASEEQLVEVPEVGPKVAASIAEFSSEAANRELIKKLRKAGVHPTVEKREVKSQKLAGKSFVFTGGLANRSREEAGELVQQHGGKVSGAVSKKTDYVVVGTDPGSKYEKAKELGVTILSESEFEKLLDLR from the coding sequence ATGGCGAAAGCCGCCTCAGCGAAACAGGAAATCGAGAAGCTGCGCGAAGAGATTCGCCGTCACGAGTACCTCTATTACGTGCTGGACGAGCCGGAGATCTCCGACGCGCAATTCGACCGCCTGATGGAGCGCCTGAAGGCGCTGGAGGCCAAGCATCCCGAGCTGGTCACGCTGGATTCGCCGAGCCAGCGCGTGGGCGGGGCGCCGCGCGAAGGCTTCCAGACCGTGCGCCACGCGCGGCCCATGCTCAGCCTGGACAATGCTTATACATACGACGAGCTGCGCGATTTCGACCGCCGCGCGCGCGAGCTCAGCGGGCGCGCCAAAATCGAATACATCGCCGAGCACAAATTCGACGGCTTGAGCATCTCCCTGCAATACGAGGAGGGAGTGCTGGCGCGGGGCGTGACGCGCGGCGACGGCACCACGGGCGAGGACGTCACGCCTAACGTGCGAACCATCCGATCGATTCCGCTGCGTGTGGATTCTGCGGCGTTGAAGAAGGACGGCTTGGCCGCCGATTTCGAGGTGCGTGGCGAGGTCATGATGCCGCGGAAGTCGTTCGAGGCGCTGAACCGCGAGCAGGAACGCCTGGGCGGCAAGATCTTCGCCAATCCGCGCAACGCTGCCGCGGGCGCCGTGCGCGTCCTCGATCCCGCGATTACCGCCTCGCGCCGCCTCGAATTTTTCGCCTACTACCTGCTGGTGGACGGCAGGGTGCCGTTCGCAAAGCATTCCGAGTGCTTGCAGGTCCTGAGGCAGCTGCATTTCCACGCTTCCGACGACTGGAAGCTCTGCCCAGCGATAGACGACGTTTTCGCCTATTGCGATGCCTGGGACAGCAAGCGCGAGAAACTGCCATATGAAATCGACGGCGTGGTGATCAAGGTCAACGCCACGGCCATGCAGCAGGAACTGGGTTACACCGCCAAGGCCCCGCGGTGGGCCATCGCCTACAAGTATCCCGCCACGCAGGAGACCACGGTCGTGAACGACATCCTGGTGCAGGTGGGACGCACCGGCGCGCTCACGCCGGTGGCGGTGCTCGAACCGGTGCAGGTCGGCGGAGTCACCGTCAGCCGCTCGACGCTGCACAACATGGACGAAATCGAGCGCCTGGGGCTGCATATCGGCGACACGGTGCTGATCGAGCGCGCCGGGGAAGTGATCCCGCACGTCATCAAGGTGACGAAGGAAGGGAAGCACCGCAAGGCCTTCCGCATGCCCAAAGAGTGTCCGGAGTGCGGCAGCCACATCCACAAGTCAGAAGACGAAGTGGCCTACCGCTGCGTGAACGCCGCCTGCCCGGCCAAGCGCAAGGAGTCGCTGCTACACTTCGCCGGGCGCCACGCGATGAATATCGACGGCCTGGGCGAAAAGATCGTGGACCAACTGGTGGACCAGAAGCTGGTGGAAGATTTCGCCGATCTCTATGCGCTCGAGATGGAAGAAGTGGCCGAGCTCGAGCGCATGGGCGAAAAATCCGCGCAGAACCTGCTGGAGGAGATCGCGGCCAGCAAGAAGAACAGCCTGGCGCGGCTGATCTTCGCGCTGGGCATCCGCTTTGTCGGGGAACGCACGGGACAACTGCTGGCCGAGCAGTTTTCCTCGCTCGAAGAGCTGGCCGCGGCCAGCGAGGAGCAGCTTGTCGAGGTGCCGGAGGTCGGGCCGAAGGTTGCCGCGAGCATCGCCGAGTTTTCTTCCGAAGCGGCCAACCGGGAGTTGATCAAGAAGCTGCGCAAGGCCGGCGTTCACCCTACCGTGGAAAAGCGCGAAGTGAAAAGCCAGAAGCTGGCCGGAAAGAGCTTCGTCTTTACCGGGGGCCTGGCCAACCGCAGCCGCGAAGAGGCTGGCGAATTGGTGCAGCAGCACGGGGGAAAAGTTTCCGGCGCGGTCAGCAAGAAAACGGATTACGTCGTCGTGGGCACCGACCCGGGCTCGAAGTACGAGAAAGCCAAGGAGCTTGGCGTGACCATCCTCTCCGAGAGCGAATTCGAAAAACTCCTGGACCTTCGCTGA
- a CDS encoding dienelactone hydrolase family protein, whose product MGEIIQFQRPDGKTCPGYLAMPKTGSSAPGFVVIQEWWGLNDQIKKTADRLAGAGYRALVPDLYRGKVTTANDEANHLMTNLNFPDAAGQDIRGAVQYLKQSSKKVAVGGFCMGGALTILSAVRVPEMDAGACFYGIPSLDAADLKKIKIPLICHFANRDDWCTPAKVNELEAALKQSKSPFEFYRYDAQHAFMNEARPQVYDAVSAKTAWERTLDFLKKALA is encoded by the coding sequence ATGGGTGAGATCATTCAGTTCCAGCGGCCGGATGGAAAAACCTGCCCGGGCTATCTGGCGATGCCCAAGACGGGATCGAGCGCGCCCGGCTTTGTGGTCATCCAGGAGTGGTGGGGACTAAACGATCAAATCAAAAAGACTGCGGACCGGCTCGCCGGGGCCGGTTACCGGGCGCTCGTGCCGGACCTCTACCGCGGCAAGGTCACCACGGCCAACGACGAGGCCAACCACCTGATGACGAACCTCAACTTCCCCGATGCCGCCGGTCAAGACATCCGCGGCGCCGTGCAGTACCTGAAACAATCCTCGAAGAAGGTGGCCGTGGGCGGCTTCTGCATGGGTGGGGCGCTGACCATCCTGTCTGCCGTCCGGGTGCCGGAGATGGACGCGGGCGCCTGCTTCTATGGCATTCCGTCCCTCGACGCCGCCGATTTGAAGAAAATCAAAATTCCCCTGATTTGCCACTTCGCGAACAGGGATGACTGGTGCACGCCCGCCAAGGTGAACGAACTGGAGGCCGCGCTCAAGCAGTCGAAATCACCGTTCGAATTCTATCGCTACGACGCGCAGCACGCTTTCATGAACGAAGCCCGTCCCCAGGTGTATGACGCGGTATCTGCAAAGACGGCGTGGGAGAGGACGCTCGACTTCCTGAAAAAGGCACTCGCGTAA